The Bacteroidota bacterium genomic sequence TCTTTGGTCGCATCCCATTGTTCCAGGTATGTTTTCAGAAAATCCGAAATATTCCCTTTCCCCTGCCGGCTGAAATAGCTGTTATCCTGTTTTTGATACAGGCTTTCATATCCTTTTGACCAATGATTAAAATCAGCATGAAAACCTCCTTCACCAATCGATTTGACCGGATTTGACCATTCTGAAATCATAAAGGCCTCAGGATAATTCTTATCCAGCCATTCTCTTATTCCTTTCCAGTATTCTGCACAGGCTGTTCCATCATCATTTTTTATTAACGAACCGGCCATGTCTACCCTGAAACCATCAGCCCCCATGTCCAGCCAAAACTTCATTACATTGCGCATTTCTGCTTTCAGAGCAAGCACATCGGGGTGGTTGACAGGCAGCTGCCAGGGCTGCGAAGGATCCGGATGGGCAAAACCATAATTCAGCGCAGGCTGGTGCCAGAAAAAGTTAGTCATAAAGTTCCCGTCCCGGTTGCAATATCCCTGAATGAAATTTGAACTGTATTTTTCCATCCCGGCAAACCAGGTGCTGTTTGTCCAGATATACCAGTTGCTGTATTTGTTGGGTTTTGAATCACAAGAGGCCTTGAACCAGGGATGATCTATCGAAGTATGCCCGGGTACATAATCCATAATGATGTGAATTCCGCATTTGTGGGCCTGTTCAAAAAGATTTCTGGCATCTTCGTTGGTGCCGTACCTGGGCGCAACCTTGTAATAATTGGATACGTCATAACCTGCATCCCTGAAGGGCGATTCATAAAAGGGATTTATCCAGATGGCATTGACCCCCAGACTTTTAATGTAATCCAGCTTCTCGGTGATTCCTTTCAAATCGCCTATCCCGTCTGAATCAGAATCATAAAATGTTTGAGGGTATATCTGATAAAATACGGCATGATCAACCCATTCGGGCGTTTTAGGACGGATGGGAGATTTATATTGAATACTGTCTTTTATAGCAGACTTTATTGGAATGTTAAGGAGAAAACTAAAAATGATTATGATCAATAACTGCTTTTTCATCGTGTAACTTATTTTTTATAATTAAAAAACAGGTTTTAATACCTTGAAATTTTATTGGTATTTTTTACTCATTCTTGTGGTAAAAATGCCTGATCCTTGTTTTGATGAACTTTTGATGATGATTGCAAACTTAAGAATTTTCATTTTACTTGGGAAATGACTGGTTTGATAATTTTTAAAGGGATAATATCAGGATTACTAAGAAAACATTACTTTTAAGGCTTGAATTTTTGTTTTTCCCGGTTGATTAAATTAAGAAAATTTAACAGAAACGGAGAAATACAGAGCATTTAATATAGAAAATAAATCCTAAAAGTTATATGCAAAAGATAAAAACACGTACCATTTTTACTTCTTTGGTAAATAATAATGGTAGCATGGATAATGAATATAAAAATTCATTTGAGCGTTTTGATGAAAATGGGAACCTTATTGAAGAAATTGTCTATACAAATGAAGGCAATGTTGAAAGCCGCAATCAATATGACTTTGATGAGAAGGGGCGGATGGTCAGGGAAGTAAACTATATTGATGAAGAAGAAATAGGGGATGTTAAAAATTATATATTGGATGCCGAGGGCAAAATTACCGGCAAGGATATAGAGTATGCCGATGGTTCTAAATCTTTTGAAAGGACCCAGAGAAGTTCAACCTCTACCACTACAACATTTACCGACGAGGATGGGGAATTTGATGGTAAGGAAGAACGGAAACTTGATGGTAACGGCAATGTCATTGAATTTATCCGTTATGGCTTTAATAAAAACATGGAGCAACATATTGTCTATGAATATAATGATGATTCTAAGCTGACAGGGTCTGTTGAGTATGAGGGTGAATATATACTTCGAAAAACAGAATATCAATATGATGAAAATGGCAATCAGACCTTGGAAGTCGCCCGTACACGCAAGGGTGAATTAATCAGCAGGAGAGTACGGAAAT encodes the following:
- a CDS encoding alpha-amylase family glycosyl hydrolase, which produces MKKQLLIIIIFSFLLNIPIKSAIKDSIQYKSPIRPKTPEWVDHAVFYQIYPQTFYDSDSDGIGDLKGITEKLDYIKSLGVNAIWINPFYESPFRDAGYDVSNYYKVAPRYGTNEDARNLFEQAHKCGIHIIMDYVPGHTSIDHPWFKASCDSKPNKYSNWYIWTNSTWFAGMEKYSSNFIQGYCNRDGNFMTNFFWHQPALNYGFAHPDPSQPWQLPVNHPDVLALKAEMRNVMKFWLDMGADGFRVDMAGSLIKNDDGTACAEYWKGIREWLDKNYPEAFMISEWSNPVKSIGEGGFHADFNHWSKGYESLYQKQDNSYFSRQGKGNISDFLKTYLEQWDATKEKGYISLPIGNHDMIRIKNNGRTDEDIELIFAFMLTMPGVPFIYYGDEIGMKQLYGIPVTEGSYGARAGARTPMQWSSGHNCGFSKADSLKLYRAVDTSACPPNVMSEEEEQNSLLNKVKRLIYLKNQEPALAAYADFIPLLDEKNQYPFAYFRADGKEKLLIVINPSSAAVEKAVSLTYKIERPKVLAGKGVIMKIKNNTAHLKMQGMSYVIIRMNARK